One Pseudonocardia abyssalis DNA segment encodes these proteins:
- a CDS encoding MmyB family transcriptional regulator: MTTATTSASAFGSLLRDWRRRRRLTQLDLGLAAEVSARHLSFLETGRSKPSREMVLHLSEELDVPLRARNELMTAAGYAPAYTHHGLDDAELTEVRASLQRVLDGHTPYPAVLVDGMWNLLAANVSVGVLTELVDPDLLAGPVNILRLALHPRGLAPHVVDLPEYAAHLVSRVRRQSERSATTGLRAILGEAVEFCRVQGLDPAAQPRDRIVLPLRLRHPDQELTFFSTVAVLGAPLDVTLDEVCIESFFPADAATAEYLRQRA; the protein is encoded by the coding sequence ATGACCACCGCGACCACCTCGGCGTCGGCCTTCGGCTCCCTGCTCCGCGACTGGCGGCGCCGCCGTCGGCTGACCCAGCTCGACCTCGGCCTCGCCGCCGAGGTCTCCGCACGGCACCTCAGCTTCCTGGAGACCGGCCGGTCGAAGCCGAGCCGGGAGATGGTCCTGCACCTGTCGGAGGAGCTGGACGTGCCGCTGCGCGCCCGCAACGAGCTGATGACGGCCGCCGGCTACGCCCCGGCCTACACCCACCACGGCCTCGACGACGCCGAGCTGACCGAGGTCCGCGCGTCACTGCAGCGGGTGCTCGACGGGCACACGCCCTACCCCGCCGTCCTCGTCGACGGCATGTGGAACCTGTTGGCCGCCAACGTCTCCGTCGGCGTGCTCACCGAGCTGGTCGACCCGGACCTGCTCGCGGGGCCGGTCAACATCCTGCGGCTCGCCCTGCACCCGCGCGGGCTCGCACCGCACGTCGTCGACCTGCCGGAGTACGCGGCACACCTGGTCTCGCGGGTGCGGCGACAGTCGGAGCGGTCGGCGACGACGGGCCTGCGGGCGATCCTCGGCGAGGCCGTGGAGTTCTGCCGGGTCCAGGGCCTCGACCCGGCGGCCCAGCCCCGCGACCGGATCGTGCTGCCGCTGCGGCTGCGCCATCCCGACCAGGAGCTGACGTTCTTCTCCACCGTCGCCGTGCTCGGCGCCCCGCTCGACGTCACCCTCGACGAGGTCTGCATCGAGTCGTTCTTCCCCGCCGACGCCGCGACCGCCGAGTATCTGCGGCAGCGCGCGTAA
- a CDS encoding ABC transporter ATP-binding protein codes for MIQVRGLTKRFGEVTAVDDLTFDVTPGAVTGFLGANGAGKSTTMRMVLGLDAPTSGTATVAGRPYRELASPAREVGALLDPRCMHPGRTARAHLRWMAEAAGLPRARVEEVLGLAGVADAAGRRIGTFSLGMRQRVGIAGALLGDPDVLVLDEPLNGLDPQGIAWVRTLLHDLAAQGRTVFVSSHLLHEMEATAQRVVVIGKGRLIDALEVSALRGRTTTVHTRAVDAGETHRLGTLLTGVGARVSTTDDGLACHGVGADDIGRLARRHGIALGALTVTASGLEESFLALTSEKS; via the coding sequence ATGATCCAGGTACGCGGCCTGACGAAGCGCTTCGGCGAGGTGACCGCCGTCGACGACCTGACGTTCGACGTCACACCCGGGGCGGTCACCGGGTTCCTCGGCGCCAACGGCGCGGGGAAGTCCACGACGATGCGGATGGTGCTGGGACTCGACGCGCCCACCTCCGGGACGGCGACGGTCGCGGGCCGGCCGTACCGGGAGCTGGCCTCGCCCGCCCGGGAGGTGGGGGCGCTGCTCGACCCGCGCTGCATGCACCCGGGCCGCACCGCCCGTGCCCACCTGCGCTGGATGGCCGAGGCCGCCGGGCTCCCGCGGGCGCGGGTGGAGGAGGTGCTGGGCCTGGCCGGGGTCGCGGACGCGGCAGGGCGGCGGATCGGCACGTTCTCGCTCGGCATGCGCCAGCGCGTCGGGATCGCCGGGGCGCTGCTCGGCGACCCGGACGTCCTCGTCCTCGACGAGCCGCTCAACGGGCTCGACCCCCAGGGCATCGCGTGGGTCCGCACGCTGCTCCACGACCTCGCCGCGCAGGGCCGCACCGTGTTCGTCTCCAGTCACCTGTTGCACGAGATGGAGGCGACGGCGCAGCGGGTCGTCGTGATCGGGAAGGGTCGGCTGATCGACGCGCTCGAGGTCTCCGCGCTGCGCGGTCGCACCACCACGGTGCACACGCGGGCCGTCGACGCGGGGGAGACCCACCGGCTCGGCACGCTCCTCACCGGGGTGGGGGCGCGGGTCTCCACCACCGACGACGGGCTCGCCTGCCACGGCGTCGGCGCCGACGACATCGGCCGGCTCGCGCGGCGGCACGGCATCGCCCTCGGCGCGCTCACCGTGACGGCGAGTGGGCTGGAGGAGTCCTTCCTGGCCCTCACATCGGAGAAGTCATGA
- a CDS encoding LLM class flavin-dependent oxidoreductase translates to MPVEFLGIGATHNGSETDVRTGPAFDRDYTLALARAHEDTGWDRVLTAYGSGSPDPAQAAALIACNTDRLQLLLAHRPNVSHPTFAAKTVATLDQISGGRLTLHVITGGNDHEQQREGDTLPKDQRYARTREAIQIYKKAWTQREPFDFHGEHYSFDDFVLDVEPFQQPRPQISFGGSSAAAYRVGAEEADVYALWGEPLAGTAEQIATITDLARAAGREAPRFQVAFRPILGRTEEQAWEKAYATVARIQDRTQGGTSALTRRHKLTDPENAGSQRLLAVAAQGERHDRALWTVTAQATGGAGNSTALVGTPETVAAALLDYYDLGVRILSARGYDLLEDAKEFGREVIPLVRAEVARRDAQLSAVPA, encoded by the coding sequence ATGCCCGTCGAGTTCCTCGGCATCGGCGCCACCCACAACGGCTCCGAGACCGACGTCCGCACCGGACCCGCTTTCGACCGCGACTACACGCTCGCCCTCGCCAGGGCGCACGAGGACACCGGCTGGGACCGTGTCCTCACCGCCTACGGCTCGGGCAGCCCCGATCCCGCACAGGCCGCCGCCCTGATCGCGTGCAACACCGACCGGCTGCAGTTGCTGCTCGCCCACCGCCCCAACGTCTCCCACCCGACGTTCGCGGCGAAGACGGTGGCCACGCTCGACCAGATCAGCGGCGGCCGGCTCACGCTGCACGTGATCACCGGCGGCAACGACCACGAGCAGCAGCGCGAGGGCGACACCCTGCCCAAGGACCAGCGCTACGCCCGCACCCGCGAGGCCATCCAGATCTACAAGAAGGCGTGGACTCAGCGCGAGCCGTTCGACTTCCACGGCGAGCACTACTCCTTCGACGACTTCGTGCTCGACGTCGAGCCGTTCCAGCAGCCGCGGCCGCAGATCTCGTTCGGCGGGTCGTCGGCCGCGGCCTACCGGGTGGGCGCGGAGGAGGCCGACGTCTACGCGCTGTGGGGCGAGCCGCTGGCCGGCACCGCGGAGCAGATCGCGACGATCACCGACCTCGCCCGCGCCGCGGGCCGGGAGGCGCCGCGGTTCCAGGTGGCGTTCCGCCCGATCCTCGGCCGCACCGAGGAGCAGGCGTGGGAGAAGGCGTACGCCACCGTCGCCCGGATCCAGGACCGGACGCAGGGCGGCACGTCGGCGCTCACCCGCCGCCACAAGCTCACCGACCCGGAGAACGCGGGCTCGCAGCGGCTGCTCGCCGTCGCCGCGCAGGGCGAGCGGCACGACCGGGCCCTGTGGACGGTCACCGCGCAGGCGACGGGCGGGGCCGGGAACTCCACGGCGCTCGTCGGCACTCCGGAGACGGTCGCCGCGGCCCTGCTGGACTACTACGACCTGGGCGTCCGCATCCTCTCCGCACGGGGCTACGACCTGCTGGAGGACGCGAAGGAGTTCGGCCGCGAGGTCATCCCGCTGGTCCGCGCGGAGGTCGCGCGTCGGGACGCGCAGCTTTCGGCCGTGCCCGCCTGA
- a CDS encoding OsmC family protein: MPLVNFAVSGAGTGVAQTVSVKGADYVIETDAYEAFGGQDAHPSPLAYTLASLSSCNQVTSSIVAQELGITIEAVRFDVSSDFDPTVMTTGKGTADATFQNLVITAEITTDASADQFDTLRDETARRCPVSVLFARAGVKITNDWTQVKPA, from the coding sequence ATGCCTCTCGTCAACTTCGCCGTGAGCGGTGCCGGTACCGGCGTCGCGCAGACCGTCTCCGTCAAGGGCGCCGACTACGTCATCGAGACCGACGCCTACGAGGCGTTCGGCGGGCAGGACGCCCACCCGAGCCCGCTGGCCTACACCCTCGCCTCGCTCAGCTCGTGCAACCAGGTCACCTCGTCGATCGTGGCCCAGGAGCTCGGCATCACGATCGAGGCCGTCAGGTTCGACGTCTCGTCCGACTTCGACCCCACCGTCATGACCACGGGCAAGGGCACCGCGGACGCCACGTTCCAGAACCTGGTCATCACCGCGGAGATCACCACCGACGCGAGCGCCGACCAGTTCGACACGCTGCGCGACGAGACCGCCCGCCGCTGCCCGGTCAGCGTGCTGTTCGCCCGCGCCGGTGTGAAGATCACCAACGACTGGACGCAGGTCAAGCCCGCCTGA